In Chloroflexota bacterium, the genomic stretch CTGAGCCCCGTTTCGGCTTCTCGTCGAGCGGCGAATAGAGGACGCCGCCGTCGCCAGCATCGACGATGGCGAAACAGATCGGTACCTGCCTTGGCATACCGCTCGGCGCGATCGTCGCAAGGATCGCGCGGCGCGTTGCGGCGAGGAACGCGATGTGGTCCGCAGGGAGGATCGGCACGGTCCGCCGATCGTACTCGAACGGCTTGACACCGCCGCCCCCATCCTCTACGGTGCGGAACTATCGTGGAAACACCTGTTACTATGCTACACTCGACGTGTAGGTCTCCGCGTTCATTGACCGGCATCGCGTGCCGTGGCGAGTTTGGCCCGGCGGATCGGGGATGGCCGCTGCCGGGAGAGCACGGGTGACAGGCACCACGCCCGTCGGGTCGGTCGCCTTCGGCGCACCCGGCCTCCCCGAGTTCCGGAGCACACGCCGGATCTATCTCGACATCTTCCGACGTCGGATCATCGTGAAGTTCGCGCTCACGGTCATCCTCTGGGCGATCGTCGCCTTCATCTCCCTGCCGCTCCTGTGGGCCGTCCTCACGTCCCTCAAGCCGGACCCGGAGACGATGCATTACCCGCCGACGCTCCTCCCCGCAGCGGCGACCCTCAACAACTACATCCTGCTCTTCCAAGTCCTGCCGTTCGCCCGGTACTTCCTCAACACCGTCCTCATCGCGGGCGCGACCTCGGTCGCGACGATCGTCCTCTCAACGCTCGCGGCCTACGCGATGGCCAGGTTCCGCAATCGGGTCGCCGATTTCGGCGGCCTCGTCGGGCTCGTCGCGTACATGCTGCCGGGCATCCTCGTCGTGGTGCCGGTCTTCACGGTGGCCCACGCGCTCAACGCGCTCGACTCGCCCGTCGCCCTCACCGTCCTCTACATCGCGTACTTCGTGCCCTTCGGGGTCTGGCAGCTCCGGTCGTATTTCGCCGGCCTCCCGCGCGACCTCGAGGACGCCTCGATGGTCGACGGGGCGAGCCGCTTCGAGGCGTTCTACATGGTGGTCCTGCCGCAGGCCCTGCCAGGGATCATCGCGACCGGGATCTTCACCTTCGCCGTGGCATGGAACGAGTACCTCTTCGCCTCGCTTCTCCTGTACACACCGTCGAACCAGACGCTCAGCGCCGGCCTCGCCACCGTGCTGGTCGGGCAGCTGAACCTCTATTCGTGGGGGATCCTCATGGCCGGCTCGACGCTCATGACGCTACCCGTCCTGATCGTCTTCATGTTCGTGCAGCGCCAGCTCGTGGCCGGGTTCAGCAGCGGCGCTGTCAAGGGGTAGGAAGCGAATGAGCGAGGAGGGCTCGATGGACAACGATCAGGGCCGTGAACGCCACGTACCGGCGATCCTGGACCGGCGTCTCAGCCGGCGGCAGGTCCTCGGCGCCGGCGCTGCGGCGGCAGGAGCGGCGTTCCTCGCCGCGTGCTCGACGAGCTCGTCCGCCTCGCAGGCTCCGGCGGGCAGCGCCGGCGCGAGCGCGGGGGGCGGGTTCAACCTCATCAACTTCTTCACGACAGAGGACGACCCGGCCACGCAGGCCGTCGTCACCGCGGCGGCAGAGGCGTTCTCCGGGAAGAACCCGGGTACCGAGATCACTCAGATCCTCATGAGCAACGCCGACCGCGATCAGCGGATCCTCACCGGCCTCAGCGTCGGCCAGGATCTCGGCCTGTTCGAGTGCGGCGCACCGTACCGCGGCCAGTTCATCGACGCGGGCTACCTCTATCCGCTCGACGACCTCATCGCGCAGGTCGGCGCGGACCAGTTCCCGGCCGGCACGCGGTCCATCGTCAACGGCCACGACTACGTCTTTCCGTACGGCGGCGGACCGATCAGTGCCTGGTCGCGATCCGACCGGGTGCCGACCCAGCCCACGAGCTACGCGGACCTCAAGGGCATCGCCCAGCAGAACACGGGCGGCGGCAAGTACGGTCTCGCCCTCGCGTCCGGCGGATTCGGTCCCTTCGACTACGTCTTTCCGCCGATGGTCTGGGCCAATGGCGGCGACTACTTCGACCCACAGGGCAACGTCGTCTTCGACTCACCGCAGGTCGGGCAGGCGATCCAGGACTACGTGGACCTGCTCGCCTTTGCCCCGTCAGGGAACACGAACTGGACGTTCTACTCGCTCATCGACGCGTATCTCAGCGAGCGCGTCGCGATGTCGTTCTATCCGGGTCGGCTCGGCACGAGCATCCCCGGCAAGGCCCCCCAGCTCGAATCGATCACCCAGGTCGAGCCGACGCCGTTCGGGCCGGTGGACGTCCACGAGTGGCGCTGGAGCTATCTCGCCATCGATGCCAAGACGAAGAACCCGGATCTCGCCAAGGCGTTTATCAAGTTCCTGCTCACGGACAAGAACGGCGTCGCCTACGCGAACAGCGTGCCGGGTCAGCTCATCCCCGCCGTCAAGAGCGTCCGCGATGCGGCCCTCGGGGACACGTCCAATGCGTACGTCCAGAAGCACAAGGACTGGCTGACGACCCTGTACGGCCAGATCGACAAGTCCACCGACATCAGCGGCGCGATGGGCGTCATGTCGACCGGTCAGCTCAAGCTGTACAACGGGCTGCCGGCGCCGTGGGCGGCGACCGCCTGGGGCATCAATCCAGTGGACATGCAGATGATGCAGAAGATCGTCCTCGAGAAGATGTCCGTGAAGGACGGCCAGGCCTGGGCGGTGAGCCAGTACAAGGGCATCGTCGCCGACTACAAGACCAAGCATCCGAACTGGAAGCCGTACTCCGGCTAGATCCGATCCGAAGGCGCGCCGTCGCCTCGCGACGGCGCGCCACGACGGCTCGACCCGCAGGGCCGCCCGAGGAGGAGTCCATCGTGTCCGCGTGCGTCGCTCCGGCTGATCGATCGTGACGAGCAGCCCTGCGCCCATCGCGAAGAAGAAGGTCCGCTGGCGGACGACCCGCCGCGGCTACCCATTCCCGCGGCTCGGCCTCCATATCTCGGACTCGCGGCTCGCCCTGGTGCTCATGCTGCCGGCGCTCGTCCTCATGCTCGTCTACGTCGCGTATCCCCTCTGGAGCGTCGTTACGAGCGCATTCCAGCAGTGGGCGACGCTCAACGGGCCCGGGACCTTCGTCGGCCTCGACAACTTCGCCTGGCTGCTCGCGGGCGGCCAGTTCCTGCAGGCATTCGGGCACTCGCTGTACTACACGATCGGCAACATCGTCGCCCAGACGCTGCTCGGGTTCGCGATCGCCCTGCTCCTCCACCAGTCGCTGCCGGGCCGGAACATCGCCCGCGGCGCGATCCTCTTCCCGTTCATCGTGCCGGCGGTCGTGGCGGCCCTCATCTGGGGCTACCTGCTCAACGACCTGACCGGCGTCGTCAACTACGTCCTCATCTCGCTCCACATCATCGACCAGCCGCTCGGCCTGCTCTCCGACCCGGGTGGTGCGATGAACACGGTCATCGCGATCTCCGTCTGGAAGTACATGCCGTTCATGATCATCCTGTTCCTTGCCCGGCTCCAGACCGTACCGGTCGATCTGACGGAGGCGGCCCGCTCCGACGGTGCGAGTCCGATGCAGGTCCTTCGCTTCGTCATCATCCCGTGGATGACGCCGGTCATCATCGTCGCCGTCATGCTCCGGACGATCTGGAGCTTCAACGAGTTCGACATCCCGTTCCTCATGACCCAGGGTGGTCCCGACCAGAGCACGATGATGCTGCCGGTCCTCATCCGGCAGCTCCTCATCGACAACCTCGACCTCGGGAGGGCGGCGGCCGTCTCGGTCGTCATGATCCTGCTCCTCGCGATCTCGGGGGGCGTCTATGCGTACCTGTTCCGCCGCGGAGAGCGAATCCTCGATGAGTGACCTCGCGACCAGCCGACCCGACGCCACCACTCCACGCCCCGCACCCGATCGCGCGTCACACGACGCGACAGGTGCGCCGCTCGAGCCCGGCCCGACCGCCGAGGTCGTCCGCTTTGTCGCCGACCTCCGGTTCGACGATCTCTCGCCGGAGATCCGGGCCGTGGCCCGGCGCCATATCCTCGACAGCCTGGCGGTCATGGTCGCCGGGCACCTCGAGGAGGGGACCGGTCTCGCCCTCCGCCGTGCCGTCGCCTATCGGGGAGTGGAGGAGGCCGCGGTCGTCGGGACCGCCCACCGGCTACCGGCGCCGCTGGCCGCGTTCGTCAACTCGTTCAGCGGCCACGCCCTCGACTACGACGACACGCAGCTCGCGACCCGGCCCGAGTCCGTCTACGGGCTTCTCACCCACCCTTCCGTCCCGGTCCTCGGCGCCGTCCTTGCGGTGGGGGAGACGGCCGACGCTGACGGCCGGGCGCTCCTGACCGCGTTCGTCGCGGGGACGGAGGCGGAATGTCGCAT encodes the following:
- a CDS encoding extracellular solute-binding protein, producing MDNDQGRERHVPAILDRRLSRRQVLGAGAAAAGAAFLAACSTSSSASQAPAGSAGASAGGGFNLINFFTTEDDPATQAVVTAAAEAFSGKNPGTEITQILMSNADRDQRILTGLSVGQDLGLFECGAPYRGQFIDAGYLYPLDDLIAQVGADQFPAGTRSIVNGHDYVFPYGGGPISAWSRSDRVPTQPTSYADLKGIAQQNTGGGKYGLALASGGFGPFDYVFPPMVWANGGDYFDPQGNVVFDSPQVGQAIQDYVDLLAFAPSGNTNWTFYSLIDAYLSERVAMSFYPGRLGTSIPGKAPQLESITQVEPTPFGPVDVHEWRWSYLAIDAKTKNPDLAKAFIKFLLTDKNGVAYANSVPGQLIPAVKSVRDAALGDTSNAYVQKHKDWLTTLYGQIDKSTDISGAMGVMSTGQLKLYNGLPAPWAATAWGINPVDMQMMQKIVLEKMSVKDGQAWAVSQYKGIVADYKTKHPNWKPYSG
- a CDS encoding sugar ABC transporter permease, coding for MTSSPAPIAKKKVRWRTTRRGYPFPRLGLHISDSRLALVLMLPALVLMLVYVAYPLWSVVTSAFQQWATLNGPGTFVGLDNFAWLLAGGQFLQAFGHSLYYTIGNIVAQTLLGFAIALLLHQSLPGRNIARGAILFPFIVPAVVAALIWGYLLNDLTGVVNYVLISLHIIDQPLGLLSDPGGAMNTVIAISVWKYMPFMIILFLARLQTVPVDLTEAARSDGASPMQVLRFVIIPWMTPVIIVAVMLRTIWSFNEFDIPFLMTQGGPDQSTMMLPVLIRQLLIDNLDLGRAAAVSVVMILLLAISGGVYAYLFRRGERILDE
- a CDS encoding carbohydrate ABC transporter permease, translating into MTGTTPVGSVAFGAPGLPEFRSTRRIYLDIFRRRIIVKFALTVILWAIVAFISLPLLWAVLTSLKPDPETMHYPPTLLPAAATLNNYILLFQVLPFARYFLNTVLIAGATSVATIVLSTLAAYAMARFRNRVADFGGLVGLVAYMLPGILVVVPVFTVAHALNALDSPVALTVLYIAYFVPFGVWQLRSYFAGLPRDLEDASMVDGASRFEAFYMVVLPQALPGIIATGIFTFAVAWNEYLFASLLLYTPSNQTLSAGLATVLVGQLNLYSWGILMAGSTLMTLPVLIVFMFVQRQLVAGFSSGAVKG